The DNA segment ACCTTTTTCCTCTGCGGTTGTCCACCACATTTTTCCGCCTATTGTCTTTCTCTTTGGCAAATCAATTTGTTCATGAGCAACTGTTTCAATAATTTCAAGAGGGGCATCACCTAGCATACTTCTCATAATATCACTTTCTTTAAATAGAGCACAAACAGCTACAACCGTTGTCCAGTTTGCTTGCGTTCTCTCTTTCTCTATTTGTACAAGCGTCTTCTTCGACACCCCAAGGATAGCAGCCATACGGTTCTGGGTGTACCCAAATTCTACACGTATTAATTTGATTCTTTTTGAAACTTGTTCAATCAAAACCTCTCTATC comes from the Halobacillus shinanisalinarum genome and includes:
- a CDS encoding helix-turn-helix transcriptional regulator codes for the protein MDREVLIEQVSKRIKLIRVEFGYTQNRMAAILGVSKKTLVQIEKERTQANWTTVVAVCALFKESDIMRSMLGDAPLEIIETVAHEQIDLPKRKTIGGKMWWTTAEEKGQYKLQQNVISQHFRIIDEHGYRWYSSFNKEEALFRYSQLTTKD